In Corynebacterium afermentans subsp. afermentans, a genomic segment contains:
- a CDS encoding metallophosphoesterase family protein: protein MTHTTFIHTSDLQLGMRRKFLSPEAQSRFDDARLRAVTRLGEIATEHDAEFIVVAGDVFEHNSLEPTTLGRALEALRKLPVPVYLLPGNHDPLVADSIFQRTEGIDGVTVLVDSEPVVVRDGVEVVGAPLLTKHASEDLCAKAVRGLAPTQAVRILVGHGAVEGFGEEDEHSLIDVASLDNAIDQGTIDYVALGDTHSTAALTASERIWYSGAPETTDYFDRTPGVAGGEVDSGNALVVTVNKDAGRADVSVEKVAVGTWTFEARFWEVASSEDVAEVIEELKAYPEKDRTVIKYALSGTLGLEDTRTLERELAELEPVFAALYPRERLMSLHLEPNDEEMENLPLTGFAEGAMRELIGQAAGDNATARDAVNLLFRLSKEVG from the coding sequence ATGACGCACACCACCTTCATCCACACCTCCGACCTGCAGTTAGGCATGCGCCGAAAATTCTTGTCGCCCGAGGCGCAGTCGCGTTTCGACGACGCACGGCTCCGCGCCGTCACCCGCCTGGGGGAAATAGCAACGGAGCACGACGCCGAGTTCATCGTGGTCGCCGGCGACGTCTTCGAGCACAACTCGCTCGAGCCCACCACACTCGGCCGCGCACTCGAGGCGCTGCGCAAACTGCCCGTGCCGGTCTACCTTTTGCCCGGCAACCACGACCCCCTGGTGGCGGACAGCATCTTCCAGCGCACAGAGGGCATCGATGGTGTCACGGTGCTCGTCGATTCTGAGCCGGTGGTTGTGCGCGATGGCGTCGAGGTGGTGGGTGCCCCGCTGCTGACCAAGCATGCCTCGGAGGACCTGTGCGCCAAGGCCGTGCGCGGCCTGGCACCGACGCAGGCGGTCCGCATCCTCGTCGGCCACGGCGCCGTGGAGGGCTTCGGAGAGGAAGATGAGCATTCGCTTATCGACGTTGCTTCGCTCGACAACGCCATCGACCAGGGCACTATCGATTACGTCGCCCTGGGGGACACTCACTCCACCGCGGCGCTGACCGCCTCGGAGCGGATCTGGTACTCCGGCGCGCCGGAAACCACGGATTACTTCGACCGCACCCCTGGCGTAGCCGGCGGCGAGGTGGATTCCGGCAATGCGCTGGTGGTCACCGTGAACAAGGACGCCGGGCGCGCTGACGTCTCGGTGGAAAAGGTCGCCGTGGGCACGTGGACGTTCGAGGCCCGCTTCTGGGAGGTGGCCAGCAGTGAGGATGTGGCCGAGGTGATCGAGGAGCTGAAGGCATACCCGGAGAAGGACCGCACCGTGATCAAGTACGCGTTATCCGGCACTCTCGGCTTGGAGGACACGCGCACCCTCGAGCGCGAACTTGCCGAGTTAGAGCCGGTCTTCGCGGCGTTGTACCCGCGCGAGCGGCTGATGAGCCTGCACCTCGAGCCCAACGACGAAGAGATGGAAAACCTGCCATTGACCGGTTTCGCCGAAGGCGCCATGCGTGAGCTGATCGGCCAAGCGGCCGGGGACAACGCCACCGCCCGCGACGCTGTGAACCTACTTTTCCGCCTGTCCAAGGAGGTGGGCTAG
- a CDS encoding AAA family ATPase, protein MRIHDLVIDNFRAVEHLELRDLPDTGVIVIHGPNEAGKSTILDAIGTVLQERHSAGGKKIRIFAPVGRDASPEVTMTATVGQTTFTIHKRWLKGKLSELEILSPVHKNFTGRQADDELARIIAEQMDTSLAKTLFLRQGELDPGIAAAGIPSISQALDTEDGSECSGEEDTELMAAIEAEYARYWTAATPPKPKASFTAKADAVDAARETLRAAEAEVQQLATFVDEVARREDEIRAVDTELPQAHDELAEREAEFAQASQLALQTKTAAEQFERATVARKRAEQDLAERTALIKRVAALREEEKELQSALAPAQEARDAEREKVTELTQQVEDTKTSLAAARATLRGAENVRDHVRACRRLTVVTDQLSLIREAEHAYATLLKNAPALQVTDADVRKLEKAESELTLQRRLREAASAKLEITAEGKTIQVDGESVDVDGTESVAVYEGTRLTLDDFDVVFRAAQGAEDPRRAVEKAEDGLASLLSKLGCADVDEARAARDACKAHDAEVKSARQRRDDALAGTDADELAAERDRLSTQIEELTEAVDTAELPDSEQATELAVKDAQKALDKAEKEVDAADAALKPYADRTAASELTIVQTKLEAKQAEASHAADELERAETAAPKTELDDALESAREQESEAKEAHDVLSAELAAADPEIAQQMLEGAKARLQNLEKRQAEANNRITELTGRIEIAAGAAEKADRAAAELDAAETELARTTRRADAVRLLRETMHTHRDAARARYTAPFNDAIRNRARVLFGPTVDFNFGEDLTVTERTVDGVSVPLDQLSGGTKEQLAILTRFAIADLVTASGETTPVPVVVDDALGATDPERLARMNSLFSQVGKTSQVLVLTCFPQRFDRVAATRTYSMDELKTAPIG, encoded by the coding sequence ATGCGCATCCACGACCTAGTCATAGACAACTTCCGCGCCGTCGAGCACCTGGAGTTGCGCGACCTGCCGGATACCGGCGTGATTGTCATCCACGGCCCAAACGAGGCCGGCAAGTCCACCATCCTGGACGCCATCGGAACCGTGCTGCAGGAGCGCCATTCCGCCGGCGGCAAGAAGATCAGAATCTTCGCCCCAGTCGGCCGCGACGCCTCACCCGAGGTCACCATGACCGCGACGGTGGGGCAGACGACCTTTACAATCCACAAGCGCTGGTTGAAGGGCAAGCTCTCAGAGCTGGAGATCCTCTCGCCGGTGCACAAGAACTTCACCGGGCGCCAGGCGGACGACGAGCTCGCGCGCATCATCGCCGAGCAGATGGACACCAGCCTGGCCAAGACTTTGTTCCTCCGCCAGGGAGAGCTGGATCCAGGCATCGCCGCGGCCGGCATCCCGTCTATCTCGCAGGCGCTCGACACAGAAGACGGCTCGGAGTGCTCGGGCGAGGAAGACACCGAGCTCATGGCCGCCATCGAGGCGGAGTACGCCCGCTACTGGACGGCCGCGACCCCGCCGAAGCCCAAAGCCTCCTTCACTGCGAAAGCTGACGCGGTGGACGCCGCCCGCGAAACCCTGCGCGCCGCCGAGGCCGAGGTGCAGCAGCTCGCCACATTTGTCGACGAGGTGGCCCGCCGCGAGGACGAAATCCGCGCGGTGGACACGGAGCTGCCGCAGGCCCACGACGAGCTCGCCGAGCGTGAGGCCGAGTTCGCCCAGGCCAGTCAGCTTGCTTTACAGACCAAGACCGCGGCTGAGCAGTTCGAGCGCGCCACCGTCGCTAGGAAGCGCGCCGAGCAAGACCTCGCCGAGCGCACCGCGCTCATCAAGCGCGTCGCCGCGCTGCGCGAGGAGGAGAAGGAATTGCAGTCCGCGCTCGCCCCGGCCCAGGAGGCGCGCGACGCCGAGCGCGAGAAGGTCACGGAGCTAACCCAGCAGGTCGAGGATACGAAAACCAGCCTCGCCGCCGCCCGCGCCACTCTGCGCGGCGCCGAAAACGTCCGCGATCACGTGCGCGCTTGTCGACGCCTCACGGTCGTCACCGACCAACTCTCCCTCATTAGAGAAGCCGAGCATGCATACGCAACCTTGCTCAAGAACGCCCCCGCCCTGCAGGTCACGGATGCGGACGTGCGCAAGCTGGAAAAAGCCGAGAGCGAACTGACTCTGCAGCGCCGCCTGCGCGAGGCTGCCTCCGCGAAACTGGAGATCACCGCCGAGGGCAAAACTATCCAGGTCGACGGCGAGAGCGTGGACGTGGACGGCACCGAGTCCGTCGCCGTCTACGAGGGCACGCGCCTCACCCTCGACGACTTCGACGTTGTCTTCCGAGCTGCGCAAGGCGCAGAAGACCCCCGCCGTGCTGTGGAGAAGGCCGAGGACGGCCTTGCCAGCTTGCTGTCCAAGCTCGGCTGCGCAGATGTCGACGAGGCTCGGGCCGCCCGCGACGCGTGTAAGGCGCACGACGCGGAGGTGAAGTCTGCACGCCAGCGCCGCGACGACGCGCTCGCCGGCACCGACGCCGACGAGCTCGCTGCGGAGCGCGACCGCCTGTCCACCCAGATCGAGGAGCTCACCGAGGCGGTCGACACCGCCGAGCTGCCCGACTCCGAGCAGGCCACAGAGCTGGCGGTGAAGGACGCCCAAAAGGCGCTGGACAAGGCAGAAAAAGAAGTCGACGCCGCCGACGCCGCGCTCAAGCCTTACGCGGACCGCACCGCCGCCAGCGAGCTGACCATCGTGCAAACCAAGCTCGAGGCGAAGCAGGCCGAGGCCAGCCACGCCGCCGACGAGCTGGAGCGGGCGGAGACCGCCGCACCGAAAACCGAGCTCGATGACGCGCTTGAATCCGCCCGCGAGCAGGAAAGCGAGGCCAAGGAGGCGCACGACGTGCTCTCCGCTGAACTCGCGGCCGCCGACCCGGAGATCGCCCAGCAGATGCTCGAGGGTGCGAAGGCGCGCCTGCAGAACCTGGAAAAACGACAGGCGGAGGCCAACAACCGCATCACTGAGCTGACCGGCCGCATCGAGATCGCCGCCGGCGCCGCAGAGAAGGCCGACCGCGCGGCCGCGGAGCTCGACGCCGCAGAGACCGAACTGGCCCGCACCACGCGCCGCGCCGACGCCGTGCGCCTGCTACGCGAGACGATGCACACCCACCGCGACGCCGCCCGCGCCCGCTACACCGCGCCGTTCAATGACGCGATCCGCAACCGCGCCCGCGTGCTGTTCGGCCCGACCGTTGACTTCAACTTCGGCGAGGACCTCACCGTCACCGAGCGCACCGTCGACGGGGTGAGCGTGCCGCTTGACCAACTCTCCGGCGGCACGAAGGAGCAGCTGGCCATCCTCACCCGGTTCGCCATCGCGGACCTGGTCACCGCCTCCGGCGAGACAACCCCGGTGCCCGTGGTGGTCGACGACGCCCTCGGCGCCACCGACCCGGAGCGTCTCGCCCGCATGAACTCGCTGTTTTCCCAGGTGGGCAAGACCTCGCAGGTGCTAGTACTGACCTGTTTCCCGCAGCGCTTCGACCGTGTCGCCGCGACGCGCACGTACTCCATGGACGAGCTGAAGACCGCGCCCATCGGCTAG
- a CDS encoding MarR family winged helix-turn-helix transcriptional regulator, producing the protein MNAQPRWLDDEEQQLWRLMLAGFTKISRTIDDRLQAGGDISSPEFSVLVALSEAQDRTLRLRELCEELGWDRSRASHQVTRMEKRGLLTKKKCPGDARGVLVILTDQGMSHLEEAVPDHVETVRRLIFDHLDADRADRISEFFTDVLAAEDLPTNQL; encoded by the coding sequence ATGAATGCACAACCGCGGTGGCTCGACGACGAAGAACAGCAACTGTGGCGGCTGATGCTCGCGGGGTTTACCAAGATCTCGCGCACGATTGACGATCGCCTCCAAGCAGGCGGGGACATCTCCTCGCCGGAGTTTTCCGTGCTCGTCGCGTTGTCGGAGGCGCAAGACCGCACACTGCGCCTGCGCGAGCTGTGCGAAGAACTCGGCTGGGACCGCTCGCGCGCCTCCCACCAGGTCACGCGCATGGAAAAGCGCGGCCTGCTCACCAAAAAGAAGTGCCCCGGCGACGCCCGCGGCGTGCTGGTTATCCTGACCGACCAAGGCATGTCCCACCTCGAGGAGGCGGTGCCGGACCACGTGGAGACCGTGCGGCGCCTCATCTTCGACCACTTGGACGCGGACCGCGCCGACAGAATCAGCGAGTTCTTCACCGACGTGCTCGCTGCCGAGGATCTGCCAACCAACCAGCTCTAA
- a CDS encoding PspC domain-containing protein codes for MSSPYNPQNFNPGNSPKRLERSMTDKYIAGVCGGIAQYLGVDATAVRVVFILLVLMGVFPGLLAYGVAWLIMPAEF; via the coding sequence ATGTCTAGCCCCTACAATCCGCAGAACTTCAACCCGGGCAACTCCCCGAAGCGCCTCGAGCGTTCCATGACCGACAAGTACATCGCCGGCGTCTGCGGCGGCATCGCCCAGTACCTTGGCGTCGACGCCACCGCGGTGCGCGTGGTCTTTATCCTGCTCGTCCTCATGGGCGTGTTCCCGGGCCTGCTCGCCTACGGCGTGGCCTGGCTAATCATGCCGGCCGAGTTCTAA
- a CDS encoding polysaccharide deacetylase family protein: MLSRRTFMSVTSVAGFSALVGCAGPRGTTVTETETATTTVRETVTAYPGPERYAGRVPEAFGTSMRGIVETVPVTPGRRTIALTFDACGGPSGSAVDQGLIDALREFAVPATLFLSATWIEANPEATRKLAADPLFRLENHGTRHLPLSVNGQAAYDIAGTATPAEAIAEIDGNRTLLAEYRVESRWFRSGTAHYDDVAVDIARERGVTIAGFSVNADVGATAAADHVASAIMHAPDGAIVLAHMNHPTSGTGPGVRRALERLRDDAVRFTFLDGSRP, encoded by the coding sequence GTGCTGAGCAGAAGAACGTTCATGTCCGTCACGTCAGTGGCGGGCTTTTCTGCGTTAGTGGGGTGCGCCGGCCCGCGTGGCACGACAGTCACGGAGACGGAGACGGCCACCACCACCGTCCGCGAGACGGTGACGGCGTATCCCGGCCCGGAGCGCTACGCGGGTCGGGTGCCGGAGGCGTTCGGGACGTCGATGCGCGGCATCGTGGAGACGGTGCCGGTCACCCCGGGCAGGCGCACGATTGCGCTGACTTTCGACGCCTGCGGCGGGCCAAGTGGGTCAGCCGTGGACCAGGGGCTGATAGACGCGCTGCGCGAGTTCGCCGTGCCCGCGACGTTGTTTTTGAGCGCCACCTGGATCGAGGCGAACCCGGAGGCGACGCGGAAGCTTGCGGCCGATCCCCTGTTCCGCCTGGAAAACCACGGCACTCGGCACCTGCCGCTAAGCGTCAATGGCCAGGCCGCCTACGACATCGCGGGCACCGCGACACCCGCGGAGGCCATCGCGGAAATCGACGGCAACCGCACGCTGCTGGCGGAGTACAGGGTGGAGTCGAGGTGGTTCCGCTCAGGCACGGCCCACTACGACGACGTCGCCGTCGACATCGCTCGCGAGCGCGGGGTGACAATCGCGGGCTTCAGCGTCAACGCTGACGTTGGGGCAACTGCCGCGGCGGACCATGTGGCGTCGGCAATCATGCATGCCCCCGACGGGGCGATCGTGCTGGCGCACATGAACCACCCCACCTCCGGCACCGGGCCGGGGGTGCGACGCGCGCTGGAGCGTCTGCGCGACGACGCTGTGCGGTTTACGTTCCTTGACGGGAGCCGGCCTTAG
- the cmtR gene encoding Cd(II)/Pb(II)-sensing metalloregulatory transcriptional regulator CmtR has protein sequence MLTIASRLDVMNRLGRALADPTRSRIILTLLDHPAYPAELSLDLDLTRPNVSNHLACLRDCGIVVSEPEGRRTRYEIADPHLAQALTTLVDATLAVDEDAPCMDPACTLPGCDVAGEGA, from the coding sequence ATGCTGACTATTGCTTCGCGTCTCGACGTGATGAACCGCCTGGGTCGTGCACTGGCCGACCCCACTCGATCCCGGATCATCTTGACCCTGCTCGACCATCCCGCCTACCCGGCGGAACTATCCCTAGATCTGGACCTGACACGCCCGAACGTGTCCAACCACCTGGCATGTTTGCGCGATTGTGGGATCGTCGTCTCCGAGCCCGAGGGGCGTCGGACACGATACGAGATCGCCGATCCGCACCTGGCGCAGGCACTGACGACACTGGTCGATGCCACCTTGGCAGTAGACGAAGACGCCCCGTGCATGGATCCCGCCTGCACGCTTCCCGGATGCGACGTAGCTGGGGAGGGCGCGTAA
- a CDS encoding cadmium resistance transporter — translation MLTTVLQAIGLFAATNIDDIIVLSLFFARGAGQSGTTARILAGQYLGFAGILVAAILVTIGAGAFLPPAAIPYFGLIPLGIGLWAAWEAWRGDDDDDDDEAKVAGKKVGVGTVAGVTFANGGDNIGVYTPVFLSVEPLAVVAYCVIFLALVAVLVALAKFVATRPPIAEVLERWEDILFPIVLIGLGIVILVSGGAFGL, via the coding sequence ATGCTCACCACGGTCTTGCAGGCGATAGGCCTGTTCGCAGCTACCAACATCGACGACATCATCGTGCTCTCCCTCTTCTTCGCTCGAGGGGCAGGCCAGAGCGGCACCACCGCCCGTATTCTGGCCGGCCAGTACCTCGGATTTGCCGGCATCCTCGTCGCCGCGATCCTTGTGACCATCGGCGCCGGAGCATTTCTGCCCCCGGCAGCCATTCCATACTTTGGTCTCATCCCGTTGGGCATCGGCCTCTGGGCCGCATGGGAGGCCTGGCGCGGAGACGATGACGACGATGACGACGAGGCCAAGGTTGCCGGCAAGAAGGTCGGCGTGGGGACCGTCGCAGGCGTCACTTTTGCCAATGGCGGCGACAACATCGGTGTCTACACCCCTGTATTCCTTAGCGTGGAACCTCTCGCAGTGGTCGCCTACTGTGTTATCTTCCTCGCGCTCGTCGCGGTCCTGGTGGCCCTGGCAAAGTTCGTCGCCACCCGCCCCCCGATCGCGGAAGTCCTCGAACGCTGGGAGGACATCCTCTTTCCCATCGTTCTCATCGGCCTCGGCATCGTGATCCTCGTCAGCGGCGGAGCCTTCGGGCTCTGA
- a CDS encoding P27 family phage terminase small subunit — MPEPSAYLSATQRDGQPVLAGELYRETWAWLDARGVASFVSPRLIEAYAQAFARYIQCEEAITKFGLLGKHPTTGAAIASPFVAMSQSFSKQANVYWYEIYEIVSSVPWHAVLLMARRAQRGVPLRSARRGRTWRHNMQGGCSAASVK; from the coding sequence ATGCCCGAACCTTCCGCCTACCTGTCCGCGACACAGCGTGATGGTCAGCCGGTGCTGGCTGGGGAGCTCTACCGGGAAACCTGGGCCTGGCTCGACGCACGCGGTGTTGCCTCCTTCGTATCCCCAAGATTGATTGAGGCCTACGCCCAGGCATTCGCCCGCTACATCCAGTGCGAGGAGGCGATTACCAAGTTCGGCCTGCTCGGCAAGCACCCAACCACGGGGGCTGCGATCGCGTCCCCGTTCGTCGCCATGAGCCAGAGCTTTTCTAAGCAGGCGAATGTGTACTGGTACGAGATCTACGAAATCGTCTCTTCTGTGCCTTGGCACGCAGTTCTTCTAATGGCACGTCGCGCGCAGCGAGGAGTTCCTCTTCGGTCGGCTCGGAGGGGTCGAACATGGCGACATAATATGCAGGGTGGGTGTTCCGCGGCCAGTGTGAAGTGA
- a CDS encoding endonuclease/exonuclease/phosphatase family protein, whose protein sequence is MWIVAGAGFLFAPNGIPHQVSGQQHSTVTEGNLTVVTFNTGSTLTASDFQQLVSTWDPDIIVLPETSGYELREAIETSKYDGQLFETRNDGLPNTYTGQIAPTSVVVNKRLGAAHFTRGPVTSFGTVAIEFDDARLPVILGLHTAPPLPRLMNQWRDDINRVVEFGNSIQKPLIIAGDFNATLRHGPLATRGRLIDSQELCSTTPTGTWPAGAPNLLRSPIDHIFVTQGITAHSCQVQQIGYSDHLAYKTQVAVQ, encoded by the coding sequence GTGTGGATTGTCGCGGGAGCAGGATTTTTGTTCGCTCCGAATGGCATCCCACATCAGGTCAGCGGCCAACAACATTCCACCGTTACAGAGGGGAACCTGACGGTCGTTACGTTTAATACGGGATCAACGCTGACCGCCAGCGATTTCCAACAACTTGTCAGTACATGGGATCCCGACATTATTGTTTTGCCCGAAACGTCCGGCTATGAGCTTCGTGAAGCGATAGAAACGTCAAAATATGACGGGCAGCTCTTTGAAACTCGTAATGATGGTCTTCCGAACACTTATACAGGGCAAATCGCCCCCACGTCAGTTGTAGTAAATAAAAGGCTTGGAGCAGCGCACTTTACACGAGGCCCGGTAACATCATTCGGAACAGTTGCCATCGAGTTTGACGATGCTCGGCTTCCTGTGATTCTAGGGCTACATACAGCACCACCGTTGCCTAGACTTATGAATCAGTGGCGGGATGACATCAATCGTGTCGTTGAGTTTGGTAACTCGATACAAAAACCGCTTATAATCGCGGGCGACTTTAACGCCACTCTTCGCCACGGTCCTCTTGCCACTAGAGGCAGGCTTATTGATTCGCAAGAGCTCTGTTCAACCACCCCCACTGGTACTTGGCCAGCTGGTGCGCCCAACCTTTTAAGATCACCCATCGACCATATCTTCGTAACACAAGGAATAACAGCCCACTCCTGTCAAGTGCAGCAGATTGGTTACTCCGATCACCTCGCTTACAAAACTCAAGTAGCTGTTCAGTGA
- a CDS encoding DUF6973 domain-containing protein, with the protein MVQSQAKDPTLKRTLRTPIVITALALTFGLGTTPAWAEETQDANTQPTSASYYLTTDQLQRFSLDALDVGESQPVRPDEFTTYGYYPGGMNGAEARFCAQPWNFGKCASAKSASDDALARSRAKFDEYSLSLGKGDAYRHCYWSARMTIDMGVGEAQGFGDRHEAESSGPDKEMDLANNATGRSVGQSYRTYDSASNRCEWLARNNRLVTLR; encoded by the coding sequence ATGGTGCAATCTCAAGCAAAAGATCCTACGTTAAAACGCACGCTCCGAACTCCGATTGTCATCACCGCCTTGGCTCTCACGTTCGGCCTCGGCACAACACCAGCATGGGCTGAAGAAACACAAGATGCTAACACGCAACCCACTTCAGCAAGTTACTACTTGACCACAGACCAGCTTCAGAGGTTCAGCCTTGACGCTCTTGACGTCGGCGAGTCGCAACCTGTCCGACCGGATGAGTTCACCACTTACGGATACTATCCTGGTGGGATGAACGGTGCAGAAGCTAGGTTCTGTGCGCAACCCTGGAACTTTGGTAAATGCGCATCCGCTAAATCGGCATCAGATGATGCCCTTGCAAGATCCCGGGCCAAGTTCGACGAGTATTCTCTTTCTCTGGGTAAGGGTGACGCTTACCGCCATTGCTATTGGAGTGCCAGAATGACCATCGACATGGGCGTGGGAGAAGCTCAGGGGTTCGGTGATCGCCATGAAGCTGAATCTTCTGGCCCTGATAAGGAGATGGATCTCGCTAACAACGCAACTGGTCGATCAGTTGGTCAAAGCTATCGCACCTATGATAGCGCCTCCAACCGTTGTGAATGGCTTGCACGCAACAACCGGTTGGTGACGTTACGGTAG
- a CDS encoding HNH endonuclease, giving the protein MHAKVETARYRKYQRDPKINRRYDKAWKQVRKRYLAAHPLCEDCQKAGRVTPAAEVHHIQPLSKGGTHDESNLRALCKPCYSRQSAVDGDRWRQAPRVYTY; this is encoded by the coding sequence GTGCACGCGAAAGTTGAGACTGCACGCTATCGCAAGTACCAGCGCGACCCAAAGATTAACCGCCGCTACGACAAGGCGTGGAAGCAGGTACGCAAGCGGTATCTCGCGGCCCACCCGTTGTGTGAGGACTGCCAGAAAGCAGGGCGGGTCACGCCAGCGGCCGAGGTGCATCACATCCAACCACTCTCGAAGGGTGGTACGCATGATGAGAGCAACCTTAGAGCGTTGTGTAAGCCCTGCTACTCTAGGCAGTCCGCGGTGGATGGTGACCGGTGGCGGCAAGCCCCACGCGTCTACACGTATTAG
- a CDS encoding DEAD/DEAH box helicase yields MVLDLDGQVVDAVNAAALSGKLMQLASGAVYDDAGESVEVHARKLDALEDLVEAANGQPLLVAYRHKHDAQRICQRFPQGRMLTTSDDFTAWNAGDIPLALIHPASAEHDLNLQSGGHLLVWFSLTWSLELYQQTNARLHRQGQTQPVTITHLATAGTIDEQVLAALEAKNTTQAALIQAVATTLNPERK; encoded by the coding sequence ATGGTGCTCGACCTGGACGGGCAGGTGGTGGATGCCGTCAACGCCGCAGCCCTCTCGGGCAAGCTCATGCAGTTGGCCTCCGGCGCGGTTTATGACGACGCCGGGGAGAGCGTGGAGGTTCACGCCCGCAAGCTCGACGCCTTGGAGGACCTTGTTGAGGCTGCGAACGGGCAGCCGCTTCTGGTGGCGTACCGGCACAAACACGACGCCCAGCGAATCTGTCAGCGCTTCCCGCAGGGACGTATGTTGACCACCTCCGACGACTTCACCGCGTGGAACGCCGGCGACATTCCACTGGCGTTGATCCACCCCGCCAGCGCGGAGCACGACTTGAACCTCCAATCCGGTGGGCACCTGCTGGTCTGGTTTTCGCTCACCTGGAGCTTGGAGCTTTACCAGCAGACGAACGCTCGGCTGCACCGGCAAGGCCAAACCCAACCCGTCACCATCACCCACCTCGCCACCGCCGGCACCATCGACGAGCAAGTCCTGGCAGCCCTGGAAGCGAAGAACACCACGCAGGCCGCGCTGATCCAGGCCGTGGCCACCACCCTCAACCCCGAAAGGAAGTAA
- a CDS encoding helix-turn-helix domain-containing protein, with protein MAFPLAPRDAFPDWPDIDPTGLPEAYARAWTLRDNLTRTIERFIANGWASSQSDFANRCGVSHSALSTWLSGSKWPATWLVQRVEYATQAPLWPRQVAAKTDRRPLGGDYDFPPLEHERG; from the coding sequence GTGGCTTTCCCACTTGCACCCAGAGACGCTTTCCCCGACTGGCCGGATATAGACCCCACCGGCCTGCCGGAGGCCTATGCGCGTGCATGGACGCTTCGCGACAACCTGACGAGGACTATTGAGCGGTTCATTGCTAACGGGTGGGCGAGCTCGCAAAGCGACTTCGCCAACAGGTGCGGCGTGTCGCACTCGGCCTTGAGCACATGGCTGAGCGGTTCCAAGTGGCCGGCGACGTGGCTCGTGCAGCGCGTCGAGTACGCCACCCAAGCGCCACTGTGGCCGCGGCAGGTTGCCGCGAAGACAGACCGCAGGCCGCTTGGAGGCGACTACGACTTCCCGCCGCTGGAGCACGAACGGGGGTAA